The Halomonas binhaiensis nucleotide sequence TCGAGAGCTGCTCGCGAGGGCAGCCACAGCTTATTGTCGAGTCGGCCGTCTGAAACGACGCCCTTCAAGGGCGGCAAGCACTGCACCAGCAACAATCAGGGGCAATGCCAACACAAAACCCGTTGACAGGGGCAGGCCAAACAGCAGCAGATCAACCAGCACAGGCCAGATCAACGCAATGTACTCAAACGGGGCCAGTCGAGAAGCCTCGGCAAAGCGTAATGCCAGCGTCATGGCGATATGGGCAGCCCCACCAAACAACCCCGCCAATACCAGCAGCAGCAGTTGCTCGGTCGTCACGGAAGGCCAGCCCAAAGGTAACGTCGCCAGGCCGGCAAGAGCCGAGGTCAACACGAAGTAAAAAGCAATGGCGCCTGCCGTTTCGGTACGCGAAATACGCCGCACGGTCAGCAAAGCACCCGCAGTGAGTACTGCCGACACCACCCCCAGTACATAGCCGGACGCCTGGCCAGTACCATCACCAAGGCCAGGCAGCACCAGCACCAGCACACCCGTCAACGCCAGCCCCAAGGCAGCAACACGGTGCAGGCTCAGCCGCTCACCCAGCAGGACCACGCCGCCCAGGGCCATGATGACCGGGCTCAACTGAGCCAACAGTGTCGTCTCTGCCACCGGCAACCTGGCCACGGCCGCAAAGGAGGCAAACATGGCTGCCGCCCCCAGGCCAGAACGCAGCACATGCCCCAACGGTCGACGCGTCGCCAGACCCGCAGGAAACTCCTTGCGCCAGGCAAGGAAAACCACAATCGGTATCAGGGCGAACAGTGAGCGAAAGAACACGATCTGCCCCAGCGGGACAGTGTCACTAAGCAGCTTCACGCAGACCAGCATGCCAGTGAACAGCATGCCCGACAGCACTCGGAGCATGATGCCCAGACCGGCACGATCCATAGCATCTGTCACGGGACCATTCCTTGGTGGGTATTAGGAAAACAGGCTGGCCACCGCT carries:
- a CDS encoding DMT family transporter produces the protein MDRAGLGIMLRVLSGMLFTGMLVCVKLLSDTVPLGQIVFFRSLFALIPIVVFLAWRKEFPAGLATRRPLGHVLRSGLGAAAMFASFAAVARLPVAETTLLAQLSPVIMALGGVVLLGERLSLHRVAALGLALTGVLVLVLPGLGDGTGQASGYVLGVVSAVLTAGALLTVRRISRTETAGAIAFYFVLTSALAGLATLPLGWPSVTTEQLLLLVLAGLFGGAAHIAMTLALRFAEASRLAPFEYIALIWPVLVDLLLFGLPLSTGFVLALPLIVAGAVLAALEGRRFRRPTRQ